The bacterium genome includes the window AATTAGCCGGGCTTTTACATGATATTGGAAAAATTGGCATACCAGATGATATTCTTCACAAACCCGGTGGTCTGGATGACAAAGAATTCGAAAAGATAAAACTCCATCCCCTCAAAGGTAGCAAAATTATGGAGCATATCAGTCAACTGGAAAAAGTCCTTCCCGGGATGAAACATCATCACGAACGATTCTGTGGAGGTGGGTATCCAGATAATTTAAAGGGTGATGAAGTTCCTTTAATCGGCAGGATAATCTGTGTGGCAGATGCCTATGATGCTATGACCTCAAATCGTGCCTATCGAAATAAAATGACTACTCAGGAGGCTTTATCGAGAATAAAAAATGCCTCAGGCACACAATTTGACCCGCAAGTTGTGGAGGCATTTTTGAAAGTAGTTGGGGGGGGAGGGGGTTGTTATATGAAATTGACACGGCGTGAATTTTTTAAGAAAATCTCAATATTAAGTTTAGCCTTAGCCAGTTGTCCTCTTTTGCCTAAAATTGGGTCTGGTGCAGAAATTTCAGGTAGAAAAGGCTACATTTCACCCCGGGAAGCACGAAATTATTTAGTATTAGAAGATGGTGTGGTGCAGTGTCAAAATTGTCCACGAAGGTGCACGCTTGGTCCGGGACAAAGGAGTTTTTGCAGGGTAAGAGAGAATCAAAATGGGAAATTAATGACGCTTGTCTATGGAAATCCGTGTGCGGTTCATATTGACCCAATCGAGAAAAAACCTTTCTTCCATTTTTTGCCAGGAACATCAGTTTTTTCATTAGCCACGGCAGGTTGCAATTTACGATGTCAATTCTGTCAAAATTGGCAAATCTCACAAGCAACGCCTGAGGAAACAATAAATTTCCCTCTTAGCCCGGAATTAATCGTTCAAGCAACATTATCGGAAAAATGTCCTTCGCTGGCATTTACTTATACCGAACCAAGTGTCTTTTTCGAGTATATGCTGGATACCTGTAAATTAGCCAGAAAACAAAAAATAATGACTACTTATCATTCAAATGGATTTATTAATCCCACTCCATTGAAAGAGTTATGTAAATATTTGAATGCGGCGTGTATTGACTTGAAAGGATTTACAAATGAATATTATCAACAGATGTCTTCAGCCTGGATTGCCCCGGTCAAAAATACTCTCGAAACCCTTAAAAAAAATAATATTCATCTTGAGATTGTAACTTTAGTTGTGCCAAATAAAAATGATGATTTAGAGATAAATGAAAAGATGTGTAAATGGATTAAAGAAGAATTAGGAGATGATGTCCCGTTACATTTTTCCCGTTTTTATCCACATTATAAATTAGAACATCTACCGCCAACACCTGTCCACAAATTAGAAACACTTCGCCAGGTAGCTTTTTCTGCCGGATTAAAATATGTCTATATTGGCAATGTCCCCGGTCATCCCGGAGAAAATACCCATTGTCCCAAATGTTCTAAAATAATAATAAAAAGGTTTGGGTTTAAAATCATTGAGAATAATCTTGCGGAGGGCAAATGTAAATTCTGTAAGCAACCAATCTCTGGAAAATGGTAACCGTTCAGGATATAGCCACAGAGTCACAGAGAACACAGAGGGAATATAGCAGTTATTAGTCAAAATTTTACTCAGAGTGGATAAGGGAAAAATCCCAAATCCCAAGCACCAAATCTCAAATAAGCACCAAATTTCAAGTAATAAATACCAAACTATGGGGGGTAATGTTTTGAATTTTGGTCATTCGAATTTGTTTGGAATTTGGAATTTGTGATTTGGAATTTCATAACCATATCTATGTCAAATTTCGATTAATAAATGCTATAATTCGTGTCCATTTGTGGCTAATTTCTCTAATTCTCTGTGAACTCTGTGCCTCTGTGGCTGAACGGTTACTAAAAATGAGGTGATTAAAGATTAATATAATCCAAAAACTAACTCTAAAACTAACAAAAAAAGACCGGATGGACCTGACAGAAATCTTCAGGATAAAAGCAGTGCTTCCTTTTGTAAAAGGAAGATTACTTGACATTGGTTGTGGTTATAATAATCTTGTTAAAAAATATAAGGGAGAAGGAGTAGGGGTTGATGTTTTTAATTGGGGAGAAAGACCGGATTATGTTGTTGAACGAACTGATTGCTTACCATTCGAAGATGAAACATTCGATACCATAACTTTTCTTGCATGTTTAAATCATATTCCGTATCGTGTATCAGTTTTGAAGGAAGCACGGCGGATATTGAAAAAGGATGGGAGAATAATTATCACAATGATAGCCCCTTTAATTGGAAAGATAGCACATTTGATAGAAATCAAGGATGAATTAATGAGGGGTGAAATACATCAAAATGAGACACCTGGCTTAAGTCTTCAGGACCTTAAAGCAATCTTCAAAGAAGCAAATTTGATTATTGAAAAAACTAAATCATTTGAATTCGGTTTAAATAAAATTTATCTCTTAAAAAAACAGTTTAACTTTTAACTTCCGCGGTAATGGGATAACACCCGTTATTCCTTTTTTTCCAGATATGCCTTTAGCGGTCCTGCATCGGTTTTTACTTCAATCTTAACCGGTAGATGTGTTTTATTTGTTGTGAACCAGACGATAATATCTGGTCCAGCTATTACCTTTAAAGTTTTAAACCTTCCCGCCGGGGTAGAGAGCATTTCTTCTTTTACTATATTTACTTTAATCTTTTCTACTTCATCTGAAGTTAATAAACTTAAAAGATATGAATTACCTATTTTCAAATCTTGATTCCGTAGATAATAAATTAAAGAAAGAAAATCTCTGGTATTTGGAACTATATCAATAGTTCGAGTTATATCCGTATGTTGACTGAAAACAACTGCCTTTTGATTTATGTGGTCAAATGTGGAGATATAATGTTTATGATATTTTTTGCGGTTAATATCCTTTATTGTCAGCACTGGAAGTAAAGTTGAGGTTTGCACCCAGCTATCTATTTGTTCAGATAGGTAGTAATAATGTGAAAAAAAAGGATTAGATTTAATTGTAGAGCGAAGATGATAAGTTTGCTGAGTATTTATCTCCTCGATTCCTATAACCTCATCTATTTGACTGCCTATTTTAAATCCAAATAGCCGAACCTCATAGGTAAGTTTGTCGCTTGTTCCAAATGGCAATTCCTCAGCACATATCGTTGTTCTGATAAAAATAAATATGATTATAAAAAATATCCTTCGCATTTTTTAATATCCCTCTGATAATCTGTCAATCAGGAGTGTGGGTAAAACTTCTTTTCTCATTAGTTCTTGTGTTTTTCGGATATCATAAGGAATTTTATGTATCGTGATTTCTTTAGTCTTTGTATCAAATATGCCAAAACTTGCTCTCGGGTCACCGTCTCTTGGTTGTCCTACTGCTCCAACATTAACGATTAATTTCTCATCAGACAAAATTCTAATTGTATCTGTATCACCAAGTCTAATAGAATAAATTGGGTAATATTCTTTATAAACAAATAGGTATGGATGATGGGTATGTCCTACTAATAAAAGATTACTCTTTTTTAATAACCTGAAGTTTTTAGCGGCTTCTTTAATCCCACTAATATACTCATCTGTATAATCATTTAAACTGCCATGAACCATAATAAAATCTTTTTCTTCGATGATTTCTGGTAATGAGGCTAAATATTCTTTATTCTCTTTAGTTAAAGTATCCATAGTCCAGATAATCGCTCTTTGGGCATATTCATTAAACCAGGAGGTATCCTTCCAACCAATGCAGGCTAAATCATGATTACCAACAACCACCTTCAATCCTGAAAGATTTCTTATTTCCTGAATGCACTCATTTGGAAGAGGTCCGTAACCAACAATATCTCCCAGACAGATTATTTGGTCAACATCTTTCAATTCATTAAGGACTACCTTTAAAGCCTCTAAATTACTATGAATATCCGAAATAATTCCATATTTCATAAAATTATTCCACCACCCGAGCCCCGAGTCCCGGACCCCGAGCCCCGTTTTCTTCGTCGCAATCCCTTATTCATCAGGTCGATTTGCAGAGAGCAGAAGGCAGAGAGCAGAGAGCAGAAGGCAGAGAGCAGAGAGCAGATTATTATTGGCAAAACTTCTCAGGTTGTTTCAACATTCCATTAAGCATCTTTCCAATTTCTTCATAGCCTTGAGTCCAATATTTGTAAATCTCCGCATTGATATATTTACAACTTGAAGAAAAATCTATCCATACCTGGGTCTCGCTACCTTCAGCATCAGCATCTGTCAATTTATTAGTGAAGTATTTGGGGTATCTTCTTTTTCTCCATGCTTCTGCTATAGATGTACAAACAGACCGTGATGAGCGTCGCATTTGGTCAATAAGTGAATACTTTTCTTCCTTAGGGAAACTTTTTGTTTGTTCAAATATTTCCATTGCTAATTGATATGCTAATTGATATACTTTCAAGTCTTTATAGCTTTCAATTCTCATTATATCATTTTGCTCCTTCCTTCTGCCCTCTGCCCTCTGCTCTCTGCTCTCTGCCCTCTGCCTTCTGCCCTCTGCCCTCTGCCTTCTGCCCTCTGCTCTCTGCCCTCTGCTCTCTAAAAAAACAATCCCTTATTCATCAGGTATTAGATTCGATACGTCCCCAGTGTTTGCAAGTAATTAGAAAGCGTGGATTTGAATTTTAGAAATATATCTTCTATGTTTTTAATACCCTCTTGCATCCTATCCCATTCCAATTGAAAACCATATCCGTGATATACAACATGTCTGAATTTGCGAAAAGGTGCAAAGGCTAAAGATAGAGAGTCATCAAACAAAACTGGTAAAGGGACATAGGAAGGTGCACAAAATCGTTTAAATAAGTCAGTATGCCAGTTACTACCAGTTGGCAATGGAATAGAATAAAAGTGACTAATTCGTTTGAGGATATTTTCTATACCTCCATAAAACTGAGCAAGAAAAGCACCCGCAGCGGTTTTTTCACGAACAGTTGGTTCCCTTTTAGATATATCATCGCGTAAAGATAAAAGTTCTCACAGAATTGACTCAATCAATTCAAGTTCAATGTTGATTTCTTCACGAAGTTCTTCATCTGTCATAGTAAAACTTTCCCTTTTGTTTCAATATACCTTGTAAACCGTGTTGGCGGACTTAATGGAACTATATCCAAAGGTGTTTCTAACTCCTCTTCAAGTTTTGCCGCCAATTCATAAATCTTCCATCCTGTTACTCCCTCACAAGCCAAATCAATATCTCTCGTCTCTAATGGCATTTCCAGCGCACTGCCAAAAAGAATCAATCGTGTAGCACCATATATTTTAGCCAAAGAGACTATCTTTTCAATTTGTCCTTGATTTATTGCCACCTTTATTACCTCCTTCTTTGCTTTCTGTATAACAGCCTTTCACGAAATTCATAACTCCTTGATTAACAAGAAGTTACAAATACGCTTTTTTCTTATTGCCCTCCTACTATATAACTCCTTGATTTCAAAAGAGTTGCAAATGTCAATTTCTTGCTTTTTCTTGATTTTCACCCTTTTTAAATAGGGGTGGAGGGCAATTTTACTTTTTCCCC containing:
- a CDS encoding DUF3108 domain-containing protein; the encoded protein is MRRIFFIIIFIFIRTTICAEELPFGTSDKLTYEVRLFGFKIGSQIDEVIGIEEINTQQTYHLRSTIKSNPFFSHYYYLSEQIDSWVQTSTLLPVLTIKDINRKKYHKHYISTFDHINQKAVVFSQHTDITRTIDIVPNTRDFLSLIYYLRNQDLKIGNSYLLSLLTSDEVEKIKVNIVKEEMLSTPAGRFKTLKVIAGPDIIVWFTTNKTHLPVKIEVKTDAGPLKAYLEKKE
- the amrS gene encoding AmmeMemoRadiSam system radical SAM enzyme, whose amino-acid sequence is MIEIKDIIQAVESIIEGKTNSINLSAQGEAGELICALNKMLSSLQTKNIEVEERLNEKLLSLYELNYATKMISFTMEMKELLDISIDMISDLARVEKASIMLINPRNRELVVEIVKESGKIIYPETVLRPPHQILSEVINEGKVYLSYEQFEDLGDGLINEITSFLSFPIMGKEQVLGVVNLYNCLNKKEFSQDEMNLISTLISQVGISIENARLFIRIKELFWDTVRALASTIDAKDPYTYGHSERVAEYSVEIAKRLGWSVQEQEEVQLAGLLHDIGKIGIPDDILHKPGGLDDKEFEKIKLHPLKGSKIMEHISQLEKVLPGMKHHHERFCGGGYPDNLKGDEVPLIGRIICVADAYDAMTSNRAYRNKMTTQEALSRIKNASGTQFDPQVVEAFLKVVGGGGGCYMKLTRREFFKKISILSLALASCPLLPKIGSGAEISGRKGYISPREARNYLVLEDGVVQCQNCPRRCTLGPGQRSFCRVRENQNGKLMTLVYGNPCAVHIDPIEKKPFFHFLPGTSVFSLATAGCNLRCQFCQNWQISQATPEETINFPLSPELIVQATLSEKCPSLAFTYTEPSVFFEYMLDTCKLARKQKIMTTYHSNGFINPTPLKELCKYLNAACIDLKGFTNEYYQQMSSAWIAPVKNTLETLKKNNIHLEIVTLVVPNKNDDLEINEKMCKWIKEELGDDVPLHFSRFYPHYKLEHLPPTPVHKLETLRQVAFSAGLKYVYIGNVPGHPGENTHCPKCSKIIIKRFGFKIIENNLAEGKCKFCKQPISGKW
- a CDS encoding metallophosphoesterase family protein, translating into MKYGIISDIHSNLEALKVVLNELKDVDQIICLGDIVGYGPLPNECIQEIRNLSGLKVVVGNHDLACIGWKDTSWFNEYAQRAIIWTMDTLTKENKEYLASLPEIIEEKDFIMVHGSLNDYTDEYISGIKEAAKNFRLLKKSNLLLVGHTHHPYLFVYKEYYPIYSIRLGDTDTIRILSDEKLIVNVGAVGQPRDGDPRASFGIFDTKTKEITIHKIPYDIRKTQELMRKEVLPTLLIDRLSEGY
- a CDS encoding methyltransferase domain-containing protein, with product MDLTEIFRIKAVLPFVKGRLLDIGCGYNNLVKKYKGEGVGVDVFNWGERPDYVVERTDCLPFEDETFDTITFLACLNHIPYRVSVLKEARRILKKDGRIIITMIAPLIGKIAHLIEIKDELMRGEIHQNETPGLSLQDLKAIFKEANLIIEKTKSFEFGLNKIYLLKKQFNF
- a CDS encoding four helix bundle protein, which produces MRIESYKDLKVYQLAYQLAMEIFEQTKSFPKEEKYSLIDQMRRSSRSVCTSIAEAWRKRRYPKYFTNKLTDADAEGSETQVWIDFSSSCKYINAEIYKYWTQGYEEIGKMLNGMLKQPEKFCQ
- a CDS encoding DNA polymerase III subunit beta, which translates into the protein MAINQGQIEKIVSLAKIYGATRLILFGSALEMPLETRDIDLACEGVTGWKIYELAAKLEEELETPLDIVPLSPPTRFTRYIETKGKVLL